From a single Nicotiana tomentosiformis chromosome 2, ASM39032v3, whole genome shotgun sequence genomic region:
- the LOC104107008 gene encoding non-specific lipid-transfer protein 2-like, whose product MKKGCSLVAVMLVVVLIGDQLGASEAVTCSATQLSPCLGAITSGTPPSQACCARLRGQQPCLCGYMRDPNLRQYVNSPNARKVASSCGVSIPSC is encoded by the coding sequence ATGAAGAAGGGTTGTTCTTTGGTTGCAGTGATGTTGGTGGTGGTCCTTATTGGTGACCAATTGGGGGCGAGTGAGGCAGTGACATGCAGCGCCACACAGCTGAGCCCGTGCTTGGGGGCGATCACATCAGGGACGCCCCCATCACAGGCATGTTGCGCTAGGCTGAGGGGCCAGCAGCCTTGCCTTTGTGGATATATGAGGGATCCTAACCTTAGGCAGTATGTCAACTCTCCTAATGCCAGGAAAGTTGCTAGCTCCTGCGGAGTTAGCATTCCCAGTTGTTAA
- the LOC138904638 gene encoding uncharacterized protein translates to MRKMTTSAKQQNDFVGTTTVAIATVALSAKTFQILGEETPENKQFVVTEAWKLYDILCKNYILSCLEDKLYNVYRVIKTPRELWNTLEKKYKIEDAGLTKFVAAKLLDFKIVDGKSVITQLPPLWKHFKNYLKYKDKEMTLEKLIVRLWIEEDKKASEKKSRGNSTLTEANIVDEASTSNRKRKKPFGPKNYPRKKKFKGNTKEWWIDSGATRHVCANKELFASYVPVGPGETILMGNSTTTKIEGVGKISLKMTSGKVVTLNNVLHVPEIRNNSVSAGLLIKNGKSYLTDGLFKLNVVVIDINKVQDSSYLLESNNLWHTHLGHVNLKTIRKMVNLEVLPKFEMPNMCGI, encoded by the exons ATGAG aaaaatgaCAACAAGTGCGAAACAACAAAATGATTTTGTTGGGACTACTACTGTTGCAATAGCTACTGT CGCTTTATCAGCAAAAACATTCCAAATTCTGGGAGAAGAAACTCCTGAAAATAAGCAATTTGTAGTCACAGAGGCATGGAAGCTTTATGACATCTTatgcaaaaattatattttaagttgCTTGGAAGACAAGTTGTACAATGTTTATAGAGTCATAAAAACACCAAGAGAGTTGTGGAATACTCTTGAAAAGAAGTACAAAATTGAAGATGCCGGACTTACGAAGTTTGTGGCCGCCAAAttattggatttcaaaattgTTGATGGCAAATCTGTCATAACGCAA CTGCCTCCATTGTGGAAGCACTTTAAGAATTACTTGAAATATAAGGACAAGGAGATGACGCTTGAAAAACTTATTGTTCGTTTATGGATTGAAGAGGACAAGAAGGCTTctgagaagaagtctcgtggtaACTCAACATTAACGGAAGCAAATATTGTTGACGAGGCGTCTACAAGCAACAGAAAGAGAAAGAAGCCATTTGGTCCAAAGAATTACCCGAGAAAGAAGAAGTTCAAAG GAAATAccaaggagtggtggattgattctggagccactcgccatgtttgtgctaaCAAAGAGTTATTTGCCTCTTATGTTCCCGTAGGGCCCGGCGAGACTATCCTTATGGGAAACTCCACAACAACAAAAATTGAAGGAGTTGGGAAGATATCTTTGAAGATGACTTCGGGCAAAGTTGTGACTCTAAATAATGTTCTTCATGTTCCTGAAATTCGCAATAATTCGGTCTCTGCTGGACTTCTTATCAAGAATG GAAAAAGTTACCTCACTGATGGCCTTTTCAAGTTGAATGTAGTAGTTATTGACATCAATAAAGTTCAAgattcttcttacttacttgagtcaaataatttatggcatacaCATTTAGGTCACGTCAACTTGAAAACTATACGAAAAATGGTTAActtggaagtattgcctaaatttgaAATGCCAAATATGTGTGGGATCTAA